A window of the Desulfobacula toluolica Tol2 genome harbors these coding sequences:
- a CDS encoding cold-shock protein, with the protein MANGIVKWFNDSKGFGFIEQESGNDVFVHHSAINSTGFKSLNEGDRVSFDIEQGQKGPAAANVSVL; encoded by the coding sequence GGCGAACGGTATCGTAAAATGGTTTAACGACTCAAAAGGTTTTGGATTTATCGAACAAGAAAGCGGAAACGATGTTTTCGTACATCACTCAGCTATCAATTCTACAGGTTTTAAATCCCTGAATGAGGGGGATCGCGTTTCATTTGATATTGAACAAGGACAAAAAGGTCCTGCAGCAGCAAATGTAAGCGTATTATAA